Proteins from a genomic interval of Rhodothermales bacterium:
- a CDS encoding multicopper oxidase family protein produces MPRLIGCLLAALLVLPATGQDHHMHHGHDLGAMQGDSLVWRMVPMDMSMPMLPGLETAVPVVGPWLAGTGMDLMTIPEGRPREVVEMNDGDTLHLEASLIRREIGGQTVVMYGYNGQYPGPLIRAERGSEVTVHFTNNIEMPTTVHWHGLRLDNAFDGIPGMTQPPVMRGESFTYQLKFPDTGIYWYHPHMREDIQQDLGLYGNMLVDPDVEAYYNPVTREEVLILDDLLMDDAGILPYGDESPTHALMGRFGNVMLTNGRTDYSLDVPRGGVVRYYITNVANSRTFNVVFDGARAKIVASDVSKFEHEEFVPSVVIAPAERYVVEVHYPESGEFAIRNSVQAINHFRGVFYPEEHHLATVQVGDAAADPGAAAAFAELRTNDDVTGDIDAYRDQFDRQPDHTLELTVRVDGLPLPIVRSMEIDTLYVPPIEWNDAMPMMNWLSSAEQVEWVIRDLDTGRENMDINWDFGVGDVVKIRVFNNPKSFHPMNHPFHVHGQRFLVLDMDGVRNPNLVWKDTAIVPVGSTMDLLVDMSNPGDWMAHCHIAEHLHAGMMLGFRVVEGDRSQ; encoded by the coding sequence ATGCCTCGACTGATCGGCTGCCTGCTGGCGGCCCTGCTCGTGCTGCCCGCAACGGGGCAGGACCACCACATGCACCATGGTCACGATTTGGGGGCCATGCAGGGCGACAGCCTTGTCTGGCGCATGGTACCCATGGACATGTCGATGCCCATGTTGCCGGGACTCGAGACCGCCGTTCCTGTGGTCGGTCCGTGGCTGGCGGGCACCGGCATGGACCTCATGACGATTCCGGAAGGACGTCCCAGGGAAGTCGTGGAGATGAACGATGGGGATACGCTCCACCTCGAGGCTTCGCTGATCCGCAGGGAGATCGGTGGTCAGACGGTGGTGATGTACGGATACAACGGACAGTATCCGGGTCCGCTTATTCGGGCTGAGCGGGGCTCCGAAGTGACGGTGCACTTCACCAACAACATCGAAATGCCGACCACCGTGCACTGGCACGGGTTGCGACTGGATAACGCGTTCGACGGCATTCCCGGCATGACCCAGCCGCCGGTCATGCGGGGCGAGTCCTTCACGTACCAGCTCAAGTTTCCCGACACGGGCATCTACTGGTACCACCCACACATGCGGGAAGACATCCAGCAGGACCTCGGGTTGTACGGCAACATGCTCGTCGACCCCGACGTGGAGGCGTACTACAACCCCGTAACCCGGGAGGAAGTGCTGATCCTGGATGACCTGTTGATGGACGATGCGGGTATCCTGCCCTATGGCGACGAGTCCCCGACACACGCCTTGATGGGCCGTTTCGGCAACGTCATGTTAACCAACGGCCGCACCGACTACAGCCTGGATGTACCACGTGGCGGCGTCGTGCGGTACTACATCACGAACGTCGCGAACTCCCGCACTTTCAATGTGGTGTTCGATGGGGCCCGCGCCAAGATTGTCGCTTCAGACGTCTCCAAATTCGAGCACGAGGAGTTTGTGCCCAGCGTCGTGATTGCGCCTGCCGAGCGGTACGTCGTCGAAGTCCATTACCCCGAGAGCGGCGAGTTCGCCATCCGCAATTCGGTGCAGGCCATCAACCACTTCCGGGGCGTGTTTTACCCGGAAGAGCATCACTTGGCGACGGTCCAGGTGGGTGACGCTGCGGCGGACCCGGGTGCTGCCGCGGCCTTTGCGGAGTTGCGGACAAACGATGACGTCACCGGCGACATCGACGCCTATCGGGACCAGTTTGACCGCCAGCCCGACCATACGCTGGAACTCACCGTGCGCGTGGACGGCCTTCCCTTGCCCATCGTTCGATCCATGGAGATCGACACACTCTACGTGCCGCCCATCGAGTGGAACGATGCGATGCCCATGATGAACTGGCTCTCCAGCGCTGAGCAGGTGGAGTGGGTCATTCGCGATCTGGATACCGGTCGCGAAAACATGGACATCAACTGGGACTTCGGCGTCGGAGACGTCGTCAAGATTCGGGTGTTCAACAACCCGAAGTCATTCCACCCGATGAATCACCCCTTCCATGTGCACGGTCAGCGCTTTCTGGTGCTGGACATGGATGGCGTACGGAATCCGAACCTGGTCTGGAAGGACACCGCCATCGTCCCGGTCGGATCGACCATGGACCTGTTGGTGGACATGTCGAATCCCGGGGACTGGATGGCGCACTGCCATATTGCGGAGCACCTGCACGCCGGCATGATGCTTGGCTTCCGGGTGGTCGAAGGAGACCGCAGCCAGTAG
- a CDS encoding alpha/beta fold hydrolase gives MTQPLWHRERLELDDGDFLDLDWLVSGRDRCVILSHGLEGNSRRVYMNGMAHAANRAGWDVLSWNYRGCSGEPNRLLRSYHSGATDDLDRIVQRARADFGIVALVGFSLGGNLTLKYLGEQGEDAPVVGAATFSVPCDLAGSSRALAEPAALPYMIRFMRSLREKVRTKHAMFPEEIDVDGLDRMRTFQEFDDRYTAPIHGFRDAEDYWAQCSSRSFISSIRRPALLASALDDPFLSASCIPRELARESEWVRLETPRHGGHVGFVTDHAESWSEQVAMEFLGGLL, from the coding sequence GTGACCCAGCCTCTGTGGCATCGTGAGCGGCTGGAACTGGACGATGGGGATTTTCTGGACCTGGATTGGTTGGTGTCGGGCCGTGACCGGTGCGTGATTCTCAGCCACGGCCTGGAGGGCAACTCCCGGCGGGTTTACATGAACGGCATGGCGCACGCGGCAAACCGTGCCGGCTGGGATGTGCTGTCCTGGAATTACCGGGGGTGCTCGGGAGAGCCCAACAGGCTGCTGCGCAGCTACCACAGCGGGGCGACGGATGACCTGGACCGCATCGTACAGCGTGCTCGCGCGGACTTTGGGATTGTTGCACTGGTCGGCTTCAGTCTTGGCGGCAATCTGACCCTCAAATACCTCGGAGAGCAGGGGGAGGACGCGCCCGTCGTGGGTGCCGCGACATTCTCCGTGCCGTGTGATCTGGCCGGGTCTTCCCGAGCACTCGCAGAACCGGCCGCGCTTCCCTACATGATTCGGTTCATGCGATCGCTCCGGGAAAAGGTCCGCACGAAACACGCCATGTTTCCGGAGGAGATCGATGTGGACGGGCTTGACCGCATGCGGACCTTCCAGGAGTTCGATGACAGGTACACGGCACCCATACATGGATTCAGGGATGCCGAGGACTATTGGGCACAATGCAGCTCCAGATCCTTCATCTCGTCGATCCGCCGGCCTGCACTGCTCGCCAGCGCGCTGGACGATCCGTTTCTCTCAGCGTCCTGCATACCCCGCGAGCTGGCAAGGGAGAGTGAGTGGGTACGGCTGGAGACTCCTCGACACGGCGGCCATGTAGGCTTTGTCACGGATCACGCCGAGAGCTGGTCAGAGCAGGTGGCGATGGAGTTCCTGGGTGGACTTTTGTGA
- a CDS encoding GAF domain-containing protein, which yields MSRADELIDSLPSIALAMTARGRQRQIIDITVDGLVEGLHAAMARIWIAGPPGRSRFRTLTVDRSTCLRLRADRSVNVDLSEESGREVMAATWVMRIADTQKAIATSRLYHGGQTPDVSWMRSNRFRAFAGYPLLDGDKLLGVLALFLRYPLNERTEGLLSVFAGQVSAALRNGNGDGKTRSDVCIPGGSSLDEAMRAYIEHILKETGGRIEGTDGAAEALSIHPNTLRSRMNKLGVRRP from the coding sequence GTGTCGCGAGCCGACGAGCTGATTGACTCGTTGCCGTCCATTGCGCTTGCCATGACTGCGCGTGGGCGTCAGCGTCAGATCATCGACATTACGGTCGATGGTCTCGTGGAAGGCCTCCACGCCGCCATGGCTCGCATCTGGATTGCCGGACCACCGGGGCGCTCACGGTTCCGCACCCTGACGGTGGATCGCTCCACCTGCCTGCGGCTGCGTGCTGATCGTTCAGTCAACGTGGATCTCAGCGAAGAGTCGGGCCGGGAAGTGATGGCCGCGACCTGGGTGATGCGCATCGCGGACACCCAGAAGGCGATCGCGACCAGCCGCCTGTACCACGGGGGCCAGACTCCGGACGTGTCCTGGATGCGATCCAACCGCTTTCGCGCGTTCGCGGGCTATCCGCTGCTGGACGGCGACAAACTGCTTGGCGTGCTGGCGCTCTTTCTTCGGTATCCCCTCAACGAGCGGACCGAAGGGCTGCTCTCGGTGTTCGCCGGCCAGGTAAGTGCCGCGCTGCGCAACGGCAACGGAGACGGAAAAACGCGCAGCGACGTCTGTATTCCGGGAGGCAGTTCGCTGGATGAAGCCATGCGCGCCTACATCGAGCACATCCTGAAGGAGACCGGGGGCCGGATCGAGGGGACCGACGGTGCGGCCGAGGCGCTGAGCATCCACCCCAATACGTTGCGCTCGCGCATGAACAAACTTGGCGTCCGTCGTCCGTAG
- the glpK gene encoding glycerol kinase GlpK: MRYILALDQGTTSSRAILFDKKGSPAGVAQQEFTQHFPQPGWVEHDATEIWQTQLAVARQVLEEQSVDASQIDAIGITNQRETVVLWDRATGEPVHNALVWQDRRTADFCDALKAAGHAETIQAKTGLVIDPYFSGTKLRWLLDNVPGARDRAARGELCFGTIDAWLVYCLTGGDVHVTDASNASRTLLLNIHEGKWDPDLLDILDIPEKVLPRVRSSSEIYGHTSLLGADIPIAGMAGDQQAALFGQACHESGMAKNTYGTGCFMLMNTGTEPIRSQKGLLTTIAWDLGGETIYALEGSVFIAGAVVQWLRDGLQIIDSAPEIEQLAADDNGGVYFVPAFVGLGTPYWDPYARGTMIGMTRGTTRAHVARAALESIAFQSQDVIRAMASESGIELSELRVDGGATANGLLMQIQADLLGTAVVRPTVQETTALGAAYLAGLATGFWESLEQISRLWDRDKTFEPDMDREKAQQLTRQWRRAVERSGRWATTEGDA, encoded by the coding sequence ATGCGATACATCCTTGCCCTGGACCAGGGTACAACTTCCTCACGCGCGATTCTTTTTGACAAAAAGGGGTCTCCCGCCGGGGTGGCCCAGCAAGAGTTCACCCAGCATTTTCCCCAACCGGGCTGGGTAGAACACGATGCCACCGAGATCTGGCAGACCCAGCTGGCAGTCGCGCGCCAGGTGCTTGAAGAGCAATCAGTCGATGCCTCGCAGATCGATGCGATCGGCATCACCAACCAGCGTGAAACGGTGGTGCTGTGGGATCGGGCCACGGGCGAACCGGTGCATAACGCGCTCGTGTGGCAGGATCGACGAACCGCGGATTTTTGCGACGCACTCAAAGCGGCCGGCCATGCGGAGACCATTCAGGCCAAGACGGGGCTGGTGATCGATCCATATTTCTCCGGGACCAAGCTGCGTTGGCTGCTGGACAATGTACCCGGTGCCCGCGACCGGGCCGCCCGCGGTGAGCTTTGCTTCGGCACCATCGACGCGTGGCTCGTGTACTGTCTGACCGGCGGCGACGTGCACGTCACGGACGCCTCCAATGCATCCCGCACGCTGCTGCTCAACATTCATGAGGGCAAGTGGGACCCCGACCTGCTGGACATTCTGGACATCCCCGAGAAGGTGCTGCCGAGGGTGCGCTCATCCAGTGAGATCTACGGCCACACCAGTCTGCTCGGCGCGGACATCCCGATCGCCGGCATGGCGGGTGACCAGCAGGCCGCACTGTTCGGGCAGGCCTGCCACGAATCCGGCATGGCCAAGAATACCTACGGGACCGGCTGCTTCATGCTCATGAACACAGGGACCGAGCCCATTAGATCGCAGAAGGGGCTGCTGACCACGATTGCCTGGGATCTGGGCGGTGAGACCATCTATGCTCTGGAGGGCAGTGTCTTCATTGCGGGAGCCGTAGTGCAGTGGCTGCGCGACGGCCTGCAGATCATTGACTCCGCCCCTGAGATCGAACAGCTTGCGGCCGACGACAACGGTGGTGTCTACTTCGTGCCGGCTTTTGTGGGTCTTGGTACGCCGTACTGGGATCCTTACGCCAGAGGCACCATGATCGGAATGACACGCGGAACGACACGCGCGCACGTGGCCCGGGCCGCGCTGGAGTCCATCGCCTTTCAATCCCAGGACGTGATTCGGGCGATGGCCTCCGAGTCCGGCATCGAACTCTCTGAACTGCGCGTGGACGGAGGCGCTACGGCGAACGGCCTGCTCATGCAAATTCAGGCCGATCTGCTGGGCACTGCGGTCGTGCGGCCGACTGTTCAGGAAACCACCGCGCTCGGCGCCGCCTACCTGGCCGGCCTGGCCACCGGCTTTTGGGAGTCCCTGGAGCAAATTTCGCGACTTTGGGACCGTGACAAGACTTTTGAACCAGACATGGACCGGGAAAAGGCCCAGCAGTTGACTCGTCAGTGGCGCCGCGCCGTGGAGCGGTCAGGACGATGGGCTACCACCGAGGGTGACGCATGA
- a CDS encoding glycerol-3-phosphate dehydrogenase/oxidase: protein MKREELIQQLDAPDVWDIVIIGGGASGLGAAVEASSRGYRTLLLEQDDFSKGTSSRSTKLVHGGVRYLKQGNVSLVLEALRERGLLIRNAPHLVRNLPFIVPNYDWWEGPFYGVGLKVYDMLAGNLGLGPSRTLDLEETLERIPTLEPEGLRGGVVYYDGQFDDARLAVNLAQTAVDLGGVVLNGIRVTGLLKRSGLVQGVRAHDREADREYEINARVVINATGVFTDSVLQMDTPDARPIVQPSQGVHIVLGKEFQPGDSAIMVPKTDDGRVLFAVPWYDRVIVGTTDTPLEAPSLEPRALPDEIEFLLTHASRYLTKDPTPDDVLSVFAGLRPLVSAGGDENTAAISRDHTVLVSPSGLVTLTGGKWTTYRKMGQDVVDQAAVVAGLDERSSVTEKLRLHGWIKNSEERSGELAEYGSDAPAIERMIQEDPATAALLDDRLPYMEAEIRWATRHEMARTVEDALSRRTRALLLDARGAIAAAPRVAAIMAEELGRDAAWASGQEKEFTQLAREYLLVDPD from the coding sequence ATGAAACGCGAGGAACTGATACAGCAGCTGGATGCCCCGGATGTCTGGGACATCGTGATCATCGGAGGCGGGGCCAGCGGCCTGGGCGCCGCCGTCGAGGCATCCTCGCGGGGGTATCGCACGCTGTTGCTCGAGCAGGACGATTTCTCCAAGGGCACCAGCAGCCGCAGCACCAAGCTGGTCCATGGAGGTGTTCGCTATCTGAAGCAGGGGAACGTGTCACTGGTGCTCGAGGCGCTTCGTGAGCGGGGCCTGCTAATCCGGAACGCCCCGCACCTGGTGCGCAACCTGCCCTTCATCGTGCCCAACTACGACTGGTGGGAGGGCCCGTTCTATGGGGTAGGCCTGAAGGTCTACGACATGCTGGCCGGCAACCTCGGCCTGGGGCCTTCCCGCACGCTCGACCTGGAGGAGACCCTGGAGCGGATTCCAACGCTGGAGCCGGAGGGCCTGCGCGGGGGAGTGGTTTATTACGACGGCCAGTTTGACGATGCCCGCCTGGCGGTTAACCTGGCGCAAACGGCTGTGGACCTTGGCGGCGTTGTACTGAACGGCATACGAGTCACCGGGCTGCTGAAGCGTTCGGGACTGGTGCAGGGTGTGCGTGCCCACGACCGCGAGGCCGACCGCGAGTACGAGATCAACGCACGCGTGGTGATAAACGCCACGGGCGTTTTCACGGACTCGGTGCTGCAGATGGACACACCCGATGCGCGCCCCATCGTTCAACCCAGCCAGGGTGTTCACATTGTTCTGGGCAAGGAATTTCAGCCCGGGGACAGCGCCATCATGGTGCCGAAAACGGACGATGGGCGTGTGCTATTTGCCGTCCCGTGGTATGACCGGGTGATCGTAGGCACCACCGACACACCGCTGGAGGCGCCATCGCTGGAGCCACGGGCGCTGCCGGACGAGATAGAGTTTCTGTTGACCCACGCCTCACGGTACCTGACCAAGGACCCGACCCCGGATGACGTACTCAGCGTTTTTGCGGGACTGCGGCCATTGGTCAGTGCGGGAGGCGACGAGAATACCGCGGCCATATCGCGCGACCATACAGTGCTTGTCTCACCCTCAGGGCTTGTCACGCTCACGGGCGGCAAGTGGACCACCTACCGGAAGATGGGGCAGGACGTGGTGGATCAGGCCGCGGTGGTGGCCGGGCTGGATGAACGCTCCAGCGTGACTGAGAAGCTGCGCCTGCACGGGTGGATCAAGAACTCCGAAGAGCGGTCCGGCGAGTTGGCGGAGTACGGGTCAGATGCCCCCGCCATCGAGCGTATGATCCAGGAGGACCCGGCGACTGCCGCGCTGCTGGATGACCGGCTTCCCTACATGGAGGCCGAGATTCGATGGGCGACCCGTCACGAGATGGCGCGCACCGTGGAAGACGCGCTTTCCAGGCGGACTCGGGCGCTTCTGCTGGACGCGCGTGGGGCGATCGCCGCCGCGCCCCGGGTGGCCGCGATCATGGCCGAGGAGCTGGGCCGTGATGCGGCCTGGGCATCCGGACAGGAGAAGGAGTTCACCCAGCTTGCCCGGGAATACCTGCTCGTGGATCCCGACTGA
- a CDS encoding serine/threonine protein kinase, with product MALSPEARERAEEIFFDLMDGETAPRDAELLALCDGEEDIASEVRALLKANQAASTIIPAPAASEVPSMGDIGPYRIVGELGRGGMGTVHLAERVGDYEMEVAIKVLPPALAGTKARERFVAERRILARLQHPGIARLLDGGWTEDGRPYIVMERVDGMSIRDYVGDRSVNERLELFLQVADAVQYAHRHLVVHRDLKPTNILVSREGRVKLLDFGIAKLLDDDDSTESLTRTGERLLTPDYASPEQIRGEAVTTASDVYQLGVVLYEMLSGTLPFHLKGRSLVEVERTVSDTIPKPPSIRVTESVNEEDRRRTARALKGDLDNIIMKALRKEPEQRYASPEAMANDVRRHLAGLPVEARGTTAWYVLRKFVRRHKAAVTAASLLLVSLLAFALISVRQAQQIAQERDRVTQERDIARQVQSFMEELFEQAAPENADSQDVTVRDVLNVGALRIQTDLEQTPVARAAFMNVIGSAYGVVGDRESGRALLEQALEIRIDIDPDGLDAAESMNDLGVVELRARNHVKADSLLSRALQLRIANNALSTEVATTRMNLASVRTFQRRFDEAEALYEEALPVFERRFGPGHRHWAVAMNNYALLKRSMDRRTEAESLLVDLIPAVRSIARTTPVPLATTLANLGTVYHEQGKYAEAVLAFAESVEILSRLENTRPTESIVRQNLAASLGFLDRPTEAEQEFQKALDIRLAMYGRDDFRLAGLLNNWGAMSQRLERLEDAEAQFREAVRLVRQTDRMAWRDRAQMELNWAWTLMLMERHQEATTIYQGILSAAREGLDVPDKIRFDTRWGLARSLAALQEWTAAEQEFQLAIQMADSLFGSADRRPWRVRVGMGELLAETGREQEAAGLLRVAADSLTALEELDDPFLTTARSRLARLSGSTAP from the coding sequence GTGGCTCTCTCTCCGGAAGCTCGGGAGCGGGCCGAGGAGATCTTCTTCGACCTGATGGACGGGGAGACCGCACCCCGGGACGCAGAGCTGCTGGCACTCTGTGACGGGGAGGAGGACATTGCCTCGGAAGTCCGTGCGCTGTTGAAGGCGAATCAGGCGGCCAGCACCATCATCCCCGCTCCGGCTGCCTCCGAGGTGCCGTCCATGGGCGATATCGGCCCCTACCGCATCGTAGGGGAGCTCGGCCGAGGCGGCATGGGAACGGTGCACCTGGCGGAGCGCGTCGGCGACTACGAAATGGAGGTGGCCATCAAGGTGCTGCCTCCTGCCCTGGCCGGGACGAAGGCTCGCGAGCGGTTCGTCGCGGAGCGCCGCATCCTCGCGCGGCTCCAGCATCCCGGCATCGCCCGTCTGCTGGACGGCGGATGGACGGAGGACGGTCGCCCCTACATCGTCATGGAGCGCGTGGACGGCATGTCCATCCGTGACTATGTCGGGGACCGGTCCGTCAACGAACGACTTGAGCTCTTTCTGCAGGTGGCGGATGCCGTGCAGTATGCCCATCGGCATCTGGTCGTGCACCGGGACCTAAAACCGACCAATATTCTGGTCTCCAGGGAGGGGCGCGTCAAGCTGCTCGACTTTGGCATTGCAAAGCTCCTGGACGACGATGATTCCACCGAGTCGCTGACGCGCACGGGGGAACGACTGCTGACACCGGACTATGCATCGCCCGAGCAGATCCGGGGCGAGGCGGTAACCACAGCCAGTGATGTGTACCAGCTGGGCGTGGTGCTCTACGAGATGCTCAGCGGCACACTGCCGTTTCACCTCAAGGGACGCTCGCTGGTGGAGGTGGAGCGCACGGTTTCGGATACGATCCCGAAGCCGCCCTCCATTCGGGTGACCGAGTCGGTCAACGAAGAAGATCGGCGTCGAACTGCCCGTGCGCTGAAAGGTGACCTGGACAACATCATCATGAAGGCGCTCCGCAAGGAGCCCGAGCAGCGCTACGCCTCTCCCGAGGCCATGGCGAATGACGTGCGCAGGCACCTGGCCGGCTTGCCCGTCGAAGCGCGTGGTACCACGGCCTGGTATGTGTTGCGCAAGTTTGTGCGTCGGCACAAGGCCGCAGTCACCGCCGCATCGCTGCTCCTGGTCAGTCTGCTGGCGTTTGCCCTGATTTCCGTCCGACAGGCACAACAGATTGCCCAGGAACGGGACCGCGTCACCCAGGAGCGCGACATCGCCCGCCAGGTGCAATCGTTCATGGAGGAACTGTTCGAGCAGGCGGCACCGGAGAATGCGGACTCCCAGGACGTCACCGTGCGGGACGTGCTCAATGTGGGTGCCTTGCGAATCCAGACTGATCTGGAACAGACCCCGGTCGCCCGGGCGGCATTCATGAACGTGATCGGCAGTGCCTACGGCGTGGTGGGAGACCGCGAGTCCGGGCGCGCCCTCCTGGAGCAGGCGCTGGAGATTCGAATCGACATCGATCCGGACGGTCTCGACGCGGCCGAGTCCATGAATGACCTGGGTGTTGTCGAGCTGCGCGCGCGGAATCACGTCAAAGCAGACTCCCTGCTGTCACGAGCCCTGCAACTGCGCATCGCAAACAATGCGCTTTCGACCGAAGTGGCCACCACCCGGATGAATCTCGCCTCTGTGCGCACTTTCCAGCGCCGATTTGACGAGGCGGAGGCCTTGTACGAAGAGGCGTTGCCGGTCTTCGAACGACGATTTGGCCCCGGGCATCGCCACTGGGCCGTGGCCATGAACAACTATGCGTTGCTCAAGCGAAGCATGGATCGCAGGACCGAGGCCGAATCGCTTCTGGTGGACCTGATTCCCGCCGTGCGCAGCATTGCCCGCACCACGCCGGTACCGCTGGCCACCACGCTGGCCAATCTGGGTACGGTGTACCACGAGCAGGGCAAGTATGCGGAGGCCGTGCTCGCGTTCGCCGAGTCCGTCGAGATCCTCTCCCGACTCGAGAACACCCGCCCGACCGAGTCGATCGTACGGCAGAATCTGGCGGCTTCGCTGGGTTTCCTCGACCGGCCCACAGAGGCCGAGCAGGAGTTTCAAAAAGCGCTCGATATCCGGCTCGCCATGTACGGGCGGGACGACTTCCGACTGGCCGGCCTGCTCAACAACTGGGGCGCGATGAGCCAGCGGCTCGAACGATTGGAGGATGCGGAAGCCCAGTTCCGGGAGGCCGTGCGGCTGGTTCGACAGACAGATCGCATGGCCTGGCGCGACCGGGCCCAGATGGAACTGAACTGGGCGTGGACGCTCATGCTCATGGAGAGGCATCAGGAGGCCACCACCATCTACCAGGGCATCCTCTCTGCGGCCAGAGAGGGGCTGGACGTACCGGACAAGATTCGATTTGACACCCGGTGGGGGCTTGCCCGCTCCCTGGCCGCACTGCAGGAGTGGACCGCGGCCGAGCAGGAGTTTCAGCTCGCCATTCAGATGGCGGACTCCCTGTTCGGCTCCGCAGATCGAAGGCCATGGCGCGTTCGCGTCGGCATGGGCGAGCTACTGGCTGAAACGGGTCGCGAGCAGGAGGCAGCCGGGCTGCTGCGGGTTGCCGCCGATTCCCTGACGGCCCTCGAAGAACTGGACGATCCCTTCCTGACGACTGCGCGGAGCCGATTGGCTCGACTGAGCGGGTCCACCGCCCCCTGA
- a CDS encoding sigma-70 family RNA polymerase sigma factor translates to MEAPTISMTRSDITQLLVAASDGNEGAMEALLPAVYERLRTEARRQLRRERSDHTLNTTALVHEAYLKLVDQKRIQWKNRNQFFWVAAQAMRRILVDYARGRARQKRGAGFTLVPIQEAAVASSEQPEMLVALDEALKLLEQQSERQARVVECRFFAGYSVSETADILEISERTVKREWAVARTRLFQTLQTMAEA, encoded by the coding sequence ATGGAAGCACCCACCATCTCCATGACGCGATCCGACATCACACAGCTACTCGTCGCTGCCAGCGACGGGAATGAAGGGGCCATGGAGGCGCTGCTTCCCGCTGTGTATGAACGGCTTCGCACGGAGGCACGCCGCCAATTGCGCCGCGAGCGCTCCGATCACACCCTCAATACCACGGCCCTGGTACATGAGGCGTACCTGAAACTGGTGGACCAGAAGCGCATCCAGTGGAAGAACCGAAACCAGTTCTTCTGGGTCGCGGCCCAGGCCATGCGCCGCATTCTGGTGGACTACGCCCGCGGGCGCGCGCGCCAGAAGCGAGGCGCCGGCTTCACGCTGGTGCCCATCCAGGAGGCCGCTGTCGCCAGCTCGGAGCAACCGGAAATGCTCGTCGCGCTGGACGAGGCGTTGAAGCTGCTGGAGCAGCAAAGTGAGCGGCAGGCACGGGTCGTGGAATGCCGCTTCTTCGCAGGATACTCCGTATCGGAGACGGCCGACATCCTCGAGATCTCCGAGCGCACGGTCAAGCGCGAATGGGCGGTTGCCAGGACTCGCCTCTTCCAAACGCTGCAGACCATGGCGGAGGCCTAG